In a single window of the Osmerus eperlanus chromosome 2, fOsmEpe2.1, whole genome shotgun sequence genome:
- the txn2 gene encoding thioredoxin, mitochondrial: protein MAHRLLVCRVWSLSLKELCSPSSSSSPFLRSSSASLSFLSPSLHLAPRRQVSFNVQDHEDFTERVINNQLPVLIDFHAQWCGPCKILGPRLEKAVAKQKGKVAMAKVDIDDHTDLAIEYGVSAVPTVIAMRGGDVIDQFVGIKDDDQLDSFVSKVIGQ from the exons atggCTCACAGGTTGCTTGTCTGCAGAGTTTGGTCCCTGTCTCTGAAAGAGCTttgcagcccctcctcctcctcctcccccttcctgcgCTCCTCCAgcgcctccctctccttcctctccccctccctccacctcgcaCCCCGTCGCCAGGTGTCCTTCAATGTGCAGGATCATGAGGACTTCACAGAGAGAGTCATCAACAACCAGCTGCCTGTCCTCATAGACTTCCACGCACA gtggtgTGGTCCCTGTAAGATTCTGGGTCCCAGACTAGAGAAAGCTGTAGCCAAGCAGAAAGGCAAGGTTGCCATGGCGAAGGTTGACATAGACGACCACACAGACCTTGCTATTGAGTATGGG GTGTCAGCGGTTCCTACGGTTATCGCCATGCGGGGTGGTGATGTCATCGACCAGTTTGTGGGGAtcaaagatgacgaccagctggaCTCATTCGTCAGCAAGGTCATTGGACAATGA
- the si:ch211-106h11.3 gene encoding CCN family member 1, translated as MRVLIFLTALHVASFRPVTGCPGVCVCPGGTPSCPPGVSVLLDGCGCCRVCSAQLGGACSQTRPCDHHKGLECNYGNDVGRTHGICRAKEDGRSCEYSGRMYQSGESFSAGCKHQCTCIDGAVGCIPLCPTLLPLATPSCPAPRLLKAPGQCCLSLACHGDSSPPNTPPQTPAYLPFPSYPKPHTKPYPKPYSKVHTKPYPKPYSNVHSKPYPKPYSKVHSKPYPKPYSKVHTKPYPKPYSKVHTKPYPKPYSKVHSKPYPKPYSKHYIKPYSKPYSSPPKVALGNELVEAWPAWEQRSGQMAAWRQVGDQCVVQTTSWSQCSRSCGMGVSSRVTNDNGQCKLVKETRLCNIRPCSSLALPAKKGRKCSRTHKAPEPQRLSLAGCRSVRLYRPNYCGVCVDGRCCSPRRTRTAPVTFACPDGERFQRSVMFVQSCKCSEECDHLNDVALPPQRWLHGDTHKFAD; from the exons ATGCGGGTGTTAATATTCTTAACTGCGCTTCACGTCGCGAGCTTTCGTCCG GTGACTGGttgcccaggtgtgtgtgtgtgccccgggggcaccccctcctgcccccctgggGTGAGTGTGCTGCTGGATGGGTGTGGCTGCTGCAGAGTCTGCTCCGCCCAGCTAGGCGGGGCTTGCAGCCAGACACGCCCCTGTGACCATCATAAGGGCCTGGAGTGTAACTACGGCAACGACGTAGGCCGCACACACGGCATctgcaggg CTAAGGAGGACGGCAGGTCTTGTGAGTATAGTGGCAGGATGTACCAGAGTGGGGAGAGCTTCTCAGCGGGGTGTAAACACCAGTGCACCTGCATCGACGGGGCAGTGGGGTGCATCCCCCTctgccccaccctcctgcccctggccactccctccTGTCCCGCCCCCCGCCTTCTGAAAGCCCCCGGGCAGTGCTGCCTCAGCCTGGCCTGTCACGgagactcctccccccccaacacGCCCCCCCAGACACCAGCctacctccccttcccctcctatcCCAAACCCCACACCAAGCCCTACCCTAAACCCTACTCCAAGGTCCACACCAAGCCCTACCCTAAACCCTACTCCAATGTCCACAGCAAGCCCTACCCTAAACCCTACTCCAAGGTCCACAGCAAGCCCTACCCTAAACCCTACTCCAAGGTCCACACCAAGCCCTACCCTAAACCCTACTCCAAGGTCCACACCAAGCCCTACCCTAAACCCTACTCCAAGGTCCACAGCAAGCCCTACCCTAAACCCTACTCCAAACACTACATCAAGCCATACTCCAAACCCTACAGCTCACCTCCCAAGGTTGCCCTTGGTAACGAGTTGGTGGAGGCGTGGCCGGCATGGGAGCAGCGATCAGGTCAGATGGCAG CTTGGAGGCAGGTGGGGGACCAGTGTGTCGTCCAAACGACCAGTTGGTCTCAGTGTTCCCGGAGCTGTGGGATGGGCGTGTCCTCACGCGTAACCAACGACAACGGTCAGTGTAAGCTGGTGAAGGAGACACGCCTGTGTAACATCAGACCCTGCAGCTCCCTGGCTCTTCCTGCCAAG aaaGGTAGAAAGTGTTCCCGCACCCACAAGGCTCCAGAGCCCCAGCGTCTGTCCCTGGCCGGCTGTCGCAGCGTGCGTCTGTACCGGCCCAACTACTGCGGCGTGTGTGTGGACGGCCGCTGCTGCTCCCCCCGCCGCACGCGCACCGCGCCCGTGACCTTCGCCTGCCCTGATGGTGAGCGTTTCCAGCGCAGCGTGATGTTCGTGCAGTCCTGTAAGTGCAGCGAGGAGTGCGACCACTTGAATGACGTGGCCCTGCCCCCTCAGCGCTGGCtccacggagacacacacaagttcGCCGActag